A genomic region of Eucalyptus grandis isolate ANBG69807.140 chromosome 5, ASM1654582v1, whole genome shotgun sequence contains the following coding sequences:
- the LOC120294030 gene encoding cysteine-rich receptor-like protein kinase 25: MSSCFTIFLSLSFSSFFFFIFVQNFSAEAAPTYLKHFCARISFFTPNSTYESNLNTVLSSLSSNATTNTNGFATSTAGQDRPDQAHGLFLCRGDVSISTCSDCVATGKRDVLRRCGLQRVATIWYDECMLRYDNRSFFSALATKPAYSMNNTTNVTDPTRFVQVLGQTMDKISTRARDGGSGRNSRSRRRI, translated from the coding sequence ATGAGTTCTTGCTTCACcatcttcctctccctctccttctcctctttcttcttcttcatcttcgtcCAGAATTTCAGTGCTGAAGCTGCCCCCACTTATCTAAAGCATTTTTGCGCACGCATTAGTTTCTTCACTCCCAACTCCACCTACGAGTCCAACCTCAACACCgtcctctcttccctctcctccAACGCCACGACCAACACCAACGGCTTTGCCACCTCCACCGCTGGCCAGGACCGTCCCGACCAAGCCCATGGGCTCTTTCTCTGCCGCGGCGATGTCAGCATCTCCACGTGCAGCGACTGTGTGGCCACTGGAAAGCGTGATGTCCTCCGAAGATGCGGCCTCCAGCGAGTCGCCACGATCTGGTACGACGAGTGCATGTTGAGGTACGACAACAGGTCTTTCTTCTCGGCCTTGGCAACGAAGCCTGCTTACTCGATGAACAACACTACGAACGTCACTGATCCGACCCGGTTCGTACAAGTCCTGGGACAGACCATGGATAAAATCAGCACAAGGGCTCGCGACGGCGGGTCGGGAAGAAATTCGCGGTCGAGGAGGCGAATTTGA